DNA from Nitrospirota bacterium:
CCGCCGGCCAAGGCCCCGCTCCCGCGCCGTCTCCTGGCCATTCACGATGCCCTCGAATCGAAAATCCTCGCCCATCGGCCGGAATGCCTCTCCCTCGAAGCCCTCTTCGTCGCAAAGGGCCTCCAGAGCATGATGAAACTGGTCTACGCCAAGGGCGTTGTTCTGCTCCTCGCCGCGCGGCATAATCTGGACGTGTTCGAATACCCTGCCCTGACCGTGAAGAAATCCGTGGTGGGCTACGGCCAGGCCGAGAAACGACAGGTCCAGTTCATGGTCCGGCAACTCCTGAGTCTGGCGGATCTGCCGCGACCCGATGAGGCCGACGCGATGGCTCTAGCCCTGTGCCATCTTCAAGCCCGGAAAGCCAGGCTCCTCGCCGGTTCAACTCCATGATCGGATTTCTCCGCGGAAAGATCGCCGAAAAAACACCCGATCGGATCATTCTCGACGTCGGCGGCGTGGGGTACGAAATTGCCGTTCCCGTCACCACGTATTCGAAGCTTCCCGGGCCGGGCGCGGAGGCCCAGCTCCACGTCCACACGCATGTGCGCGAAGACGCCCTCCAACTGTTCGGCTTCCAATCCCGCGAGGAGTTGAACCTCTTCCGCCTCCTCATCAACACCCCTGAGATCGGGCCCAGACTGGCGGTCAATATCCTTTCCGTTCTCGGTCCGCAGGGATTCGTGCGGGCCGTGGCGGCGAAGGATCAGACCTCTCTGCGCCGAGTGCCGGGCCTGGGCCCCAAGAAGGCCGAAAAACTCCTCGTCGAACTGAAGGACAAGGTGGACGGCATGGCCGCGGGCCTCCCCGAAGCCTCCGGACCGCCGAGCGTACGCGAGGACCTGCTTTCCGCTCTCAAGAATTTGGGCTATAAAGCGGAGGAGGTGAGTCCGGTGATTTACGAAGTCATGAAAAAATCGCCCAGCGCTCCCGTGGAGGAGCTCCTCCGGGAAGCCTTGCGGCATCTCTATCGGAGGTAGGCATGGCTGAAACTCTCAAGTGCAGGATCGTGGCAACCCATGGAACGGTGTTTGAAGGGGAAGTCAGGAGCGTTCGCGCGCCGGCCCACGAGGGGGACGTCTGCATCCTGAAAGATCACATCGCCTTTGTCACGCCTCTCCGGAAGGGAACGGTCACCTTGGACACCGCCGGAGAGCCCAAGGCCTTCAACCTGGATCACGGCGTGCTCGAGGTCCTGAACAACCAGGTCACCATCATCGCCCAGGGCCTCGCGGCGTAGGAAAGACATGGAACGTCCCCTCGCCGTCCCATGAGCCAAGCGGAGGGAGCGTAGATGTTTGGCATCGGGTTTTCCGAGCTCGTCGTCATTTTCATCGTAGCCCTTCTCGTGTTCGGTCCCAAACGCCTGCCCGAGGTGGCCCGGAAACTTTCAAGAGGTTTGAAAGACCTCCGGGAGGCGGCGGATGACGCGCGGTCAACCATCCTCTCGGGCATGGACGACACAAAGACCCCATGGCGAATCGGCTCGTCGGCCCCGGACGCGGGCCTCACGCAAAGCCAGGCAAAACCCGCGGGCGCAGGGAGCGAGGACACTTCCGCCAAACCGAAGTCCCCCCCCCCCGCGACCCCCAAAGCGTAGCTCACTCCCATCGGCATCCGGTTCTTCTCCCGGGGCGAATCCTCGACCGACAAGTCGATGTCGTTCCTCGACCACCTCGGGGAGCTGCGGCGCCGCCTGATCATCAGCCTCGTGGCCGTGGGCGTGGCCATGTTCGCCTCCTTCACTTTTTCGCAACAACTCTTCGACTGGCTGGCCCAACCGCTGTACAAGGCCCTTCCCCAAGCGAAAGTCGGAATCATCTTCACGGGCGTGGGCGAAGCTCTGAACACCTACGTGTGGATCTCCGTGGCCGCCGGGATCGTTCTCGTCAGCCCCATCCTGTTCTGGCAGTTCTGGGCGTTCGTCGCCCCCGGTCTCCACCGAAAAGAGAAGAAGACCCTTTTCGCGATTGCCATCGCGTCGTCAGGACTCCTTCTCGCGGGTGTGGCCTTCGCCTACTATGTGGCGTTGCCGCTCGTCCTCCGATTTTTTCTGTCGTTTGCCACCCCGCAACTCCTGGCCGCGCCGCGCATGGGCGAGTATTTGTCGTTCGTGGCGTGGTTCGCCCTGATATTCGGCCTTACGTTCCAAACGCCGCTGATCATGGCCCTACTGGCTTGGATCGGAATCCTCTCCCCAAAGACGCTTACGGGGAATCGCTCCTACGCCATCGTCGGGATTTTTGTTCTCGCCGCCATCGTCACGCCGCCCGATGTGGTCAGCATGATGCTGGTCGCCATACCGTTGCTCGTACTCTTTGAAATGGGAATTGTTGCGGCAAAGATGCTGTACAAGGACCACAATACCTAGTAGTCACGCTCTACATATGGTAGTAAGGTCTTGAAATCATTTAGCAATTACAAACAAATACATTTCTTTACAAAAGACTTGACAATGTAATCCCCACCGCTATAATGTCCACTTAGGAGTTAGAAGTGGAGGAACAGGGGATTTTCAAGGGGTTTTTCAGGGCCGTTCAGGTTCCTTCGCTCCCGTCTACTCTTTCTTTCCGCCATTCGGCAATTAATCACACTCCCTAGTACCACGGGGTGGGGCTGCCCCTCCCTCCTGCTCAGGATTCTCAGCCCTCCGTCCTGCAGGAGGCCCCGCCCCTGTTTTCTTTTTCCGGGAAAAGAAGGGTCTGCCGGGCGATTTCGAGGCGAAAATCTACAGTTCTTGGAGGAATTCGGCGTACGGACGTCCGGTGACCGGGTCCCTGAGCCGCGGAGCGAGGGCGTAGAGCGGCTCCAGAACGAACCGCCGGCCCCGCATGCGCGGGTGGGGGATCTCCAGTCCTGGTTGACTCAAAGTCATACCCGCGTACCACAACAAATCCAGATCGAGAAGGCGGGCCGGAGAGAGCGGTTCCGTACGAACCGATGGCCGGATTCTCCCGAACAGTTTTTCAATATTCATCAGGCCGGCCATCAGACTCATCGGAGGCTGAAAGGTCTGGATCTCCGCCACGCCGTTCAGGAACGGCCCACCCTCGGCCTCTACGGGCGCGGTCTCAATCGTGGGGCTGCGCCGAACAAGCCGCGTCCCCGGAAACCGGTTCAGCTCCTTGCACGCCCGATCCAGCGTGGCTTCCCGGTCGCCCTGGTTCGATCCAAGGCCGATGAAGGCGGTTGCCAGCACGACCGCTAGATCTCAAATTTCAAACTTGAAATCTCAAATTCTGCGGAGGCGATCCATGGCTTCACGCAAGCGCCTCGCATCCTGCGTAATCGTCACCCGGAAGTAGCCTTCCCCATACCGGCCAAAACCGACTCCCGGCGTCACGACCACCCCCGTCTTCTCCAGAACCCGGCCGGCGAAATCCATCGACCTTTCGCCCTTGGGAACATGCGCCCACACGTAGAACGTCCCATCGGTCGGGCAAAACTCGATCCCCGCGGCGCGCAACCCTTCTTGAACCACCCGCAGGCGGTCTGCGTATACTCCGGCCATCGATCGCACGTGCTCCGGCGCCACCCTGAGCGCCTCGATGCCCGCCTCCTGAACCGCCTGAAAGATCCCGGAGTCGATGTTCGTTTTCACCTTGCCCAGCGCCCCCACCAACTCGGGGTTCCCCACGGCAAAGCCGATCCGCCATCCGGTCATGTTGCAGGTCTTCGACAGAGAGTGGAATTCGATGCCGACCTCCCTCGCCCCTTTGGCTTGGAGGAAGCTGACCGGTCGGGACGAGCCCGAGAAGGAGACTTCCGTGTAGGCAGCATCATGACACACGATCACGTTTCGCTTTCGGGCCCAGCGGGCTACATTCTCTAAGAATTCCAGAGAGGCGCCGGCGCCGGTGGGATTGTTCGGGTAGTTGAGAAAGAGGAGGCGGCAGCGCGCGGGCAGGGTTCGGTCCAGGGCTTTCAAATCGGGCAGGAATCGGTTCTTCTCCAGAAGGGGAACGAGGATCGGCTTCCCACCCGCAAAGAGGATGGATGTCCGGTAGACGGGGTAGCCCGGGTCGGGCACGAGGCCCGCATCGCCCGGATTGATGAACGCCAGAGGCGCGTGCGCGATGCCCTCCTTGGATCCGATGAGCGAAACGACCTCCTCCTCGGGATCGAGCGTCACGCTGAATCGTTCGGCGTACCAGTCGGCGGCAGCCTGCCGGAAAGATGGAAGCCCTTTGTAACTAGGGTAGCGGTGATTCTCAGGTTTTCTCGCCCCCCGGATCAGGGCGGCGATCACCGATTCCGGCGTCGGCAGGTCCGGATCGCCCACGCCTAGGTCGATGACGTCGATCCCGCGCTCACTCACCGCCCGCTTCCGCCGATCCAGCTCCGCAAACAGATAGGGCGGCAATTCAAGAATCCGTCTCGCGACCCTCGAAACGGGAAGGCCGACTTGCGCCTTCTGTCTTGCACCTTGCGCCCTGCGTCCTGCGCCCTGCGTCCTCTTCTTCATTTCAACCCCAACACGTCGGCCATTTCATAGAGGCCCGGTTTCCTCGCGGCCATCCACTCCGCCGCCCGCAAGGCGCCGTGCGCAAAAACGTCACGCGAATGGGCCCGGTGCGTGATCTCGATGCTTTCGCCGGGACCGGAGAATAGGACCGTATGATCGCCCACCACATCGCCTGCCCGGAGCGATTGAACGCCGATTTCGCCTTCGCGGCGCGCTCCGATCTGACCGTGACGTTCAAAACGCGCAACCTTTTCGAAAGCCACACCCCGCGACTCGGCGATGGCTTCCCCCAGTCTCAAGGCGGTCCCGCTCGGAGCATCCACTTTGTGTCGATGATGGGTTTCCACGATCTCCGCGTCATACCCTGCCAGCCGTATCGCCGCATCGGCCGCAAGCTTGAACATGACGTTCACGCCCGCACTCATGTTCGGGGCGAGGAGAATGGGGATCGCCCGCGCGTAGGTTTGAAGTTCTCGCCGCTGCGGCCCATCGATCCCCGTCGTCCCGATGACGATGGGCGTCTTTCGGGTCCGACACAGCCGTGCGTGGTTCACCGCCGAATCCGGCCGGGTGAAATCGACGACGACGGCCGCCGGACCAAGAACGGACCCGAGGTCGGCCGACAGCGCAAGGCCCGTGGTCGGGACACCGGCGAGGGCGCCGATGTCCTTGCCGGCGTCCGGGTGTCCCTTGCGCTCGACGGCACCGACGACTCGAAAGCGCTTGGGGTCCTGGAGCGCCAAGGCAAGAATTCGCCGCCCCATTTTCCCTGCGGCGCCGCACACGATAAGTCGGATCATGGAATGCCGGGAACCCCGCGAAAATCAGCCGCTCTTGGCGCGACCCCTGCGAAGGATCTTCAGATCCTCCATCACCCGTCGCAACCGCTCGCGGCGCGCGGCGGACATCGGTGTCATCGGCAGACGAAGCTCGGGGGGAATAAGACCCATCATAGCAAGCGCCGCTTTTCCTCCGATGGGATTGGTCTCGGCAAACAGGGCATCGCACAGCGGAGCCAGCCGGTAGTGGGCGTGCCGGGCCACTTCGATCTGGCCCGTGTGCACGTTCCGGCACATGGCGGACACTTCGTCCGGCACAATGTTGCTCAGAACCGATATCGTCCCCACCGCCCCGAGGCAAAAGAGCGGGAAATTGATGGGATCTTCGCCCGAAAGCACGATGAAATCCTGCCCACACAACGCAAGAATGTCCGACGTCTGCTTGATGTTTCCCGAGGCCTCTTTGATCCCGATGACGTTTTTGTTCTCCGCAATCCGCGCCACGGTTTCGGGAAGCATGTTCAGACCGGTCCGGCCCGGAATGTTGTACAGAATGATCGGAATGGAAACCGCTTCGCAGAGCGCCTTGTAGTGCCGCACGAGCCCTTCCTGGGTCGGCTTGTTGTAGTAGGGCGTGACGACGAGCGCCGCATCCGCCTTGACGCGCTCGGCAAACTTGGTCAGCCGGATGGCTTCGTGCGTGGAGTTGGCTCCGGTCCCCGCGATGATGGGAACACGGCCGGCGTTGATTTCGATGGCCAGCTCCACGATGTGCTCATGCTCCTCGTACGTTAGCGTGGCGGACTCACCGGTGGTTCCCGCCGGAACGAATCCATCGATTCCTTTCCCGATCTGGAATTCCAGAAGATTGCGGAAGGCCTTGCGGTCGATCTTCCCGCCCGAAAACGGCGTCACAAGGGCGCTGAGCGCGCCGCGAATACGTTGCCCCGAATGTCTCACCGCAGTCATGTCCTCATACTTCGATCCGGCGTGATGCCGATCGCACTCTCGACCTTTTCGGCGGGCAGGACGCCCGCGATAGCGGGGAGAGTGGGATTCGACCGGCAAAAACCTCCTCCGCCGGCCCCGTCATGTATACCCGATTCGATCGTGCATCCCACCGCACCCTCAAGGTTCCACCGGGGAGAACGATTTCGCAATCCCTGGACGTCTTGCCATTCAACACGCCGGCCACCACCGTGGCGCACGCGCCGGTACCGCAAGACAGCGTTCGTCCGGCACCCCGTTCCCAAACACCCACCTGGAGCCGGTTCGGCCGCTTCACGTCGACAAATTCCACGTTTGTCCGCTTCGGGAAAAACGGATGGCGTTCAAGCAAAGGTCCGTACTGCTCGACGAGATCGACGCCATTGGATTTCCCGAAGATTACGCAGTGGGGGTTCCCCATCGATACGCAGGTGACGCGGAATTCGCGGTCCTCCACCTTGAGCGGCCGGTTCACCACGCGACCCCGCGCCCGCGTGGGGATTCTCTCCCCGTCCAATACGGGTTCGCCCATTTCCACCTCCACGAGACTGCCCGCGCGTTGCAAACGAGCGATCCCGGCGCCCGTTTCGACCGAGAGCACCTTCTTCTTCGACAGTCCCCGCGTCCACACATACCGGGCAAGGCACCGAATACCGTTGCCGCACTGCTCCACTTCGCTGCCGTCAGCGTTGAAAATGCGCATGCGGAAATCCGCCTTGGAGGATCGCTCCAAGAGAAGCATCTGATCCGCCCCGACACCGAACCGGCGGTCGCACAATTCCCCCGCTAGTTTGGAAAGATGGGGGAGTTTGTGCTCACGGGCGTCGAAGAAGACGAAATCGTTTCCCGTCCCCTGCATTTTCAGGAAATCAAGCGTGCCCATGATCCTTTACGATTAGCGCCGGGGACCCGAAATTGCAAGAGGACCACCCTTTACTCTATAATCGATCGATGCCCCGGAAATCGCTGCCACGGCATGTGGCTATTATTATGGACGGAAACGGTCGGTGGGCACAGTCCCGGAAACTCGACCGCGTGGAAGGTCATCGGGAGGGGGCTCGATCCGTACGGGCGATTGTTGAAACCGCCCGAAGGCTTGGCGTGCGATATCTGACCCTCTACGCCTTCTCCACCGAGAACTGGGGAAGGCCGACGGCCGAGGTGCGGTCTTTGATGGAATTGTTGGGAGAATATCTGGAAGACGAATTGAAAGAGATGATGGATCAGCAGATCCGGTTGCGGGCGATTGGAAGCCTGGATCAACTGCCGGGCCCGACGCGGGAGAAGTTGGAAAAGACGATGCGCGCGACCCGAAGGAATCGAAGAATGGATCTGATTCTCGCCCTCAGCTACGGCGGGCGACAGGAAATCCTGGATGCCGTCAACTCGGCGGTCCGCGCGCGCAACGGCAACGCCGGGAAAAGTTCCATCACCGAGGCCGGCCTCCGGCGCCACTTCTACGCGCCGGACGTTCCGGATCCGGACCTCGTCATCCGCACCAGCGGCGAGCTTCGCCTCTCGAACTTCCTGCTCTGGCAATCCGCCTATTCGGAGCTCTATGTAACCGAGACCTTGTGGCCGGACTTCCGGGAAAAAGAATTCAAGGGCGCCCTGCGGGCCTACGAGAAACGCGAACGCCGATTCGGGTTGACGCGCGAACAGGTAACAGCGTGAAAAAAGCTGCCATCCTCGGTTCGACCGGCTCGATCGGAACCCAGACGCTCGACGTCATCCGCGGCCACCCTGATCGATTCGACGTGGTCGGCCTCTCGGCCGCCGGATCGAGCCCGGAGAAGCTCGCCGCGCAAGTTCGCGAATTCCATCCGGGCATCGTCGCGGTCCCATCCCCGGCCGCGGAGAAAGAATTGCGGAAGCATCTCAAGGGGTTCGCCTGTCGCATCGATTCGGGGAAGGGTAGCTTGGATCGGCTGGCCGGCTCGGCCGAAGCGGACGTCGTCGTTTCCGCCATCTCCGGATCGAGCGGTCTTCCGCCCACTCTCGCGGCCGTCAAGGCCGGGAAAACGGTTCTCTTGGCCAACAAGGAAAGCATCGTCATGGGAGGAGAGCTCTTCATGCGACTGGCGCGCGAATCCGGCGCAAGAATTATTCCGATTGACAGCGAACACAACGCCATCTTTCAGTGCATCGATGGGAAGCCCTCCTCCCAGGTTCTCAGCCTCACGATTACGGCTTCCGGCGGGCCCTTTCTCCGGACTTCGCTGAAGAGCCTTTCACGGGTTACGCCCACGAAGGCGCTGAAGCACCCCGTCTGGCGGATGGGTCGAAAAATCAGCATTGATTCCGCCACGCTGATGAACAAGGCGCTGGAGCTGGTGGAGACCCGCTGGCTTTTCGATGTGGCGGCGGACCGGCTGCGCGTTCTGGTGCATCCCCAGAGCATTGTTCATGCCGTGGTGGAGTGCGTGGACACCGCCGCGTTCGCTCTGATGGCCCTTCCAGACATGAAAGTGCCCATCGCCTATGCCCTCGCGTGGCCGGACCGATTGCCGATGACGCTCCCGCGGTTGGACCTCGCGCGGCTGGAGTCCCTCACGTTCTTCGAACCCGACCCCAAGCGCTTCCCCTCGATTCCGCTGGCCTATGAAGTCCTCCGCGCGGGGAACGGCTCGCAGGTGGTGATGAACGCGGCAAACGAAGTCGCCGTTCACGCGTTCCTCGATCGCAAAATCCCGTTCCCGGCGATCACGCGCACCGTCTCGGGCACGCTGGACAAAGTCACGGGAAGCCGGATTGAAAATGTAAGCGACATTTTTGAAGTGGACCGCCGCGCGCGCGAGACGGCCCAAGGGATGTGCCATGCTCATTAGCATTATCGGAGCGATTCTCCTCCTCGGACTCGTCATCTTCGGACATGAATTGTCCCATTTCCTGGTGGCCAAACTCTTCCGGGTGAAAGTCCTGAAGTTTTCCATCGGGTTTGGTCCTTCACTCTGGCGGAAGCAGATCGGGGAAACGGAGTACCAGGTCGCGGCCCTCCCTCTGGGCGGGTTCGTCAAGATGCAGGGCGAAACCGCGGAAGAGAAGGACCAGGACCCCCGGAGCTACCTGAACAAACCGATTTTCCAACGGGCCATGATCGTCGTGGCGGGGCCGGTGGGGAACCTCATTCTCCCTGTCGTAGCCCTCAGCTTCATGTATATGGTCGGCGTTTCCGAAGTTACTCCTCGAATCCAGCGCGTGGAGCCGATGACCTTCGCGGCCAAGAAGGGCCTCCGCGCGGGCGACGTCATTCGCCACGTGGATGGCCAGCCCGTGCGCACGTGGACGGAGGTCGAGGAAAAGGTCCCGGAGAAAGGACACGTCACGCTTGTCGTTGAGCGGAGCGGGCAACGGGTCGGCTACCCCATCCCGGTGGATGAGTTCAAGCACCTCAGCCCGTATCCCTACGAACCGCTCCTGGCGGTGCGACGTGGATCTCCGGCGGAGAGCGTAGGGTTTCGGAACAGCGACCGGGCGGCCAAGGTCGGCTCAACCGAAGTGAAGACATGGGAGGA
Protein-coding regions in this window:
- the atpC gene encoding ATP synthase F1 subunit epsilon, with translation MAETLKCRIVATHGTVFEGEVRSVRAPAHEGDVCILKDHIAFVTPLRKGTVTLDTAGEPKAFNLDHGVLEVLNNQVTIIAQGLAA
- a CDS encoding diaminopimelate epimerase — its product is MGTLDFLKMQGTGNDFVFFDAREHKLPHLSKLAGELCDRRFGVGADQMLLLERSSKADFRMRIFNADGSEVEQCGNGIRCLARYVWTRGLSKKKVLSVETGAGIARLQRAGSLVEVEMGEPVLDGERIPTRARGRVVNRPLKVEDREFRVTCVSMGNPHCVIFGKSNGVDLVEQYGPLLERHPFFPKRTNVEFVDVKRPNRLQVGVWERGAGRTLSCGTGACATVVAGVLNGKTSRDCEIVLPGGTLRVRWDARSNRVYMTGPAEEVFAGRIPLSPLSRASCPPKRSRVRSASRRIEV
- a CDS encoding twin-arginine translocase TatA/TatE family subunit, giving the protein MFGIGFSELVVIFIVALLVFGPKRLPEVARKLSRGLKDLREAADDARSTILSGMDDTKTPWRIGSSAPDAGLTQSQAKPAGAGSEDTSAKPKSPPPATPKA
- a CDS encoding 4-hydroxy-tetrahydrodipicolinate reductase, translating into MIRLIVCGAAGKMGRRILALALQDPKRFRVVGAVERKGHPDAGKDIGALAGVPTTGLALSADLGSVLGPAAVVVDFTRPDSAVNHARLCRTRKTPIVIGTTGIDGPQRRELQTYARAIPILLAPNMSAGVNVMFKLAADAAIRLAGYDAEIVETHHRHKVDAPSGTALRLGEAIAESRGVAFEKVARFERHGQIGARREGEIGVQSLRAGDVVGDHTVLFSGPGESIEITHRAHSRDVFAHGALRAAEWMAARKPGLYEMADVLGLK
- a CDS encoding LL-diaminopimelate aminotransferase yields the protein MKKRTQGAGRRAQGARQKAQVGLPVSRVARRILELPPYLFAELDRRKRAVSERGIDVIDLGVGDPDLPTPESVIAALIRGARKPENHRYPSYKGLPSFRQAAADWYAERFSVTLDPEEEVVSLIGSKEGIAHAPLAFINPGDAGLVPDPGYPVYRTSILFAGGKPILVPLLEKNRFLPDLKALDRTLPARCRLLFLNYPNNPTGAGASLEFLENVARWARKRNVIVCHDAAYTEVSFSGSSRPVSFLQAKGAREVGIEFHSLSKTCNMTGWRIGFAVGNPELVGALGKVKTNIDSGIFQAVQEAGIEALRVAPEHVRSMAGVYADRLRVVQEGLRAAGIEFCPTDGTFYVWAHVPKGERSMDFAGRVLEKTGVVVTPGVGFGRYGEGYFRVTITQDARRLREAMDRLRRI
- the ruvA gene encoding Holliday junction branch migration protein RuvA, with translation MIGFLRGKIAEKTPDRIILDVGGVGYEIAVPVTTYSKLPGPGAEAQLHVHTHVREDALQLFGFQSREELNLFRLLINTPEIGPRLAVNILSVLGPQGFVRAVAAKDQTSLRRVPGLGPKKAEKLLVELKDKVDGMAAGLPEASGPPSVREDLLSALKNLGYKAEEVSPVIYEVMKKSPSAPVEELLREALRHLYRR
- a CDS encoding isoprenyl transferase, with translation MPRKSLPRHVAIIMDGNGRWAQSRKLDRVEGHREGARSVRAIVETARRLGVRYLTLYAFSTENWGRPTAEVRSLMELLGEYLEDELKEMMDQQIRLRAIGSLDQLPGPTREKLEKTMRATRRNRRMDLILALSYGGRQEILDAVNSAVRARNGNAGKSSITEAGLRRHFYAPDVPDPDLVIRTSGELRLSNFLLWQSAYSELYVTETLWPDFREKEFKGALRAYEKRERRFGLTREQVTA
- the folK gene encoding 2-amino-4-hydroxy-6-hydroxymethyldihydropteridine diphosphokinase, which translates into the protein MATAFIGLGSNQGDREATLDRACKELNRFPGTRLVRRSPTIETAPVEAEGGPFLNGVAEIQTFQPPMSLMAGLMNIEKLFGRIRPSVRTEPLSPARLLDLDLLWYAGMTLSQPGLEIPHPRMRGRRFVLEPLYALAPRLRDPVTGRPYAEFLQEL
- the tatC gene encoding twin-arginine translocase subunit TatC, producing the protein MSFLDHLGELRRRLIISLVAVGVAMFASFTFSQQLFDWLAQPLYKALPQAKVGIIFTGVGEALNTYVWISVAAGIVLVSPILFWQFWAFVAPGLHRKEKKTLFAIAIASSGLLLAGVAFAYYVALPLVLRFFLSFATPQLLAAPRMGEYLSFVAWFALIFGLTFQTPLIMALLAWIGILSPKTLTGNRSYAIVGIFVLAAIVTPPDVVSMMLVAIPLLVLFEMGIVAAKMLYKDHNT
- a CDS encoding 4-hydroxy-tetrahydrodipicolinate synthase, translated to MTAVRHSGQRIRGALSALVTPFSGGKIDRKAFRNLLEFQIGKGIDGFVPAGTTGESATLTYEEHEHIVELAIEINAGRVPIIAGTGANSTHEAIRLTKFAERVKADAALVVTPYYNKPTQEGLVRHYKALCEAVSIPIILYNIPGRTGLNMLPETVARIAENKNVIGIKEASGNIKQTSDILALCGQDFIVLSGEDPINFPLFCLGAVGTISVLSNIVPDEVSAMCRNVHTGQIEVARHAHYRLAPLCDALFAETNPIGGKAALAMMGLIPPELRLPMTPMSAARRERLRRVMEDLKILRRGRAKSG
- a CDS encoding 1-deoxy-D-xylulose-5-phosphate reductoisomerase, which codes for MKKAAILGSTGSIGTQTLDVIRGHPDRFDVVGLSAAGSSPEKLAAQVREFHPGIVAVPSPAAEKELRKHLKGFACRIDSGKGSLDRLAGSAEADVVVSAISGSSGLPPTLAAVKAGKTVLLANKESIVMGGELFMRLARESGARIIPIDSEHNAIFQCIDGKPSSQVLSLTITASGGPFLRTSLKSLSRVTPTKALKHPVWRMGRKISIDSATLMNKALELVETRWLFDVAADRLRVLVHPQSIVHAVVECVDTAAFALMALPDMKVPIAYALAWPDRLPMTLPRLDLARLESLTFFEPDPKRFPSIPLAYEVLRAGNGSQVVMNAANEVAVHAFLDRKIPFPAITRTVSGTLDKVTGSRIENVSDIFEVDRRARETAQGMCHAH
- the ruvC gene encoding crossover junction endodeoxyribonuclease RuvC, yielding MRSPIISPVLGVDPGSLTTGYAFVVETGRRLVVRDFGEISPPAKAPLPRRLLAIHDALESKILAHRPECLSLEALFVAKGLQSMMKLVYAKGVVLLLAARHNLDVFEYPALTVKKSVVGYGQAEKRQVQFMVRQLLSLADLPRPDEADAMALALCHLQARKARLLAGSTP